The genomic interval GACTGCCCGAGATACAGAAGAGCAAAACGATGGATTTCctccggttctccatctctgggtcactctgaTTCTCAACGTTGCTGCGGACCTGGAGTCTTCTGCGGATTCtaatggccgctaaaatgtgtctgacggtctgagcattgagcaataaaatcacaatgaatgggagacaaggggttaaaatgcggtgAATCCAGTCAAATGCAGCCCAtgcgggtgaggtgtaaaatatTAACTTGATGTTGCAGAACCAGGGTATGTTGTTAATTGTATACAAAGGTTCATATATAAAATACcagaatgtattttttaaacagcTCAGGACACAGACCGTTCCgataaccacagccgccgttttctcggtgcaatattttgttttcagcttcttgcagcaaatggctacaaatcgatcaaaggtgaacacGACCGTTACCCAGACAGAACTGTCTCTGATTGCATAAATTAACACAAAACTGAGAGAACAGACCggagtgatggacaggaaacTGAATGGGAAATAAATACCAACAATGCGGTTTAATATCACagccgtgataatgaccaggagatccgtcaccgccatggacaccaggtaggaagtgatacatctggagagaccgcaccttcctcgggacaggatcacaatcaccGCCAAGTTAGCtgtaagagagaaggagagagacagagcatgtgtacgtgtgtgagagagaacaggAGCGTTAATGATCCGACTCCCAGCAAAATAATCCAATTGACAGGATTCTGTGTGAAACTTATAGCTTTGACACTTGATCCTGAGTTGAAAACCGATCCTTACCCTCTGGACACCTGTATCTGTGCTAAAATAATCATCCGCATTGAAATCAGACAGGCCAAAGACTTCAGAATGTAAATGAATATAATAAAACATAATGGGAACAAGAAACCCATTAAAACCAATGCGGGAACGTCAAATagacaagaaaagaaacaaatctTAAAGAATCAGTAAAATGGTTCATAATAAATGCGAAGATTAGGTGACAGGAAAATAAACGTGTTACAGAAGATTTTTTAAgagaataaataataaaagaattGACAATGAAACTGgaaacaaccaataaagtacaaaAAACTTCCATTTAAAACCGACCATGTCCTGTCGGAGCCCAAATCGCTCTCATCCGatgaattcatagaatcagagaaagttactgcacagaaggaggccattcggcccatcatgtccgtgacgactgaaaaagagctatccagctttgtccccctttccagcactcggtctgtagccctgtaggttacagcacttcaagtacacatccaaggactttttaaatgagttgagggtttctgcctctcccaccctttcaggcactgagttccagactcccaccaccctctgggtgaaaataatttctcctcagctccagtctagcccttctaccaattacctacAATCCAAGCTGTCGAATTATTCACTGTTGGAAGCACAAACACAGCGCGGTCTAAGTTTGGAGCAAATCCAGATTCATTCATAAAACGGACACTTGTTACATTGTTTATATTTTTGTCAATAATTGGCTGCCCAATAATGTCCCTTCAATCAAGTCAGTTATTAAATTCAGTCGGGAATTATTTAATCACTGAATAATCTCAATCGATAAAGAACTTGTTGAAATTATTCCGTGCTGTAAATAATTATCAAAACGAAGACAAGTAAATGAATCATTTAATAAACCCAGTCAGTAATGAATAAATCCAGAGATTAAATTCAACCAGTAGCTTCACGATTATACAGTTACGTCTGTAATTGGTTGAATTATTAATACATCCAATCAGTATTACATATTTTTGATTTAATTTGCTTTAATTAATGAAACCGTAACTATCAGTGAACCATCCTGTATTGGTGCCTGGAATGCTGGCATCAAACGCAGAGAATTTTCACCCTGATGTTGCTGTTTAGCGGATCGCCAGCGGTTCCACTTCTTATTCATCTGTAGAGGCTCCGATATATCTTCAGGGGCAACTTCACAATTAGAGTGGAAATGCCCTGAGTAAAAAGGAATGGTCACGGTACCCGAGGGTTGAGAGCGTCTGTAGAACCGAACCCCACCACCAGTCAGTCTGCAGCAAGGAACAAAATAATTTCCTACATATCTTATAATAACGTGATAATACCACTCACAACACAACGGCAGCAATACAATatattctctgatataacagagTACACCTTCCACAGTGCAGCACCAATAAACACAACATAACTACATATACACCGGAATAACAGTGGGATAATTCACCCACAGTAATAATGTTCATAACACAATAGAACTACATCTACACGGTGAGAACAGTGTGACAATTCACTTACAATAACACAATAGACCTACATGTACACCGTGATAACAGATGAAAACATTGTCTTCCTTCCAGCCACAAACTCCCTTCCctcgccatcgactccatccctgttcctggccattttctgaggccgaaccagactgttcacaatcttggcgtcctatttgactctgagtgcAGTTTCggacccatatcctctccaccaccaaggtCACcaccttccacctccgtaactactggtctctgcccctgcctcagctcatctgctgctgaaaccttcatccatgctgttgtgacctctaaactcgactattccaatgctctcctggctggcctcctgccttgtaccctccgtaaacttgagcgcatccaaaatTTTGCAGCTGGTAtcataactcgcaacaagtcctgttcacccatcacccttgaattcgatgatctacattggctccctttccgacaacacctcaattttaaaattcttatccttgtactCAAATACtcagcctcgctcctccctatctctgtagcctcctccagccctacaatcctccgagatctctgcactcctacaGTAACAGGGCCAATAACACATCAGGTAGTGGTACTGGTAAAGCCGAGAAGcgcacagttaaaggggagaaacgaAACAGTTAAAGCAGAGAAATGATACCGTTTAAGGAGAGAAATTATACCattgaaggggagaaatgataccatTAAAGGGATAAATTACACCGGTAAAGAGCAGAAATGATATCATTAAAGGTGACACATAAAAGGCAGATATTTATActgttgaaggggagaaattacaCAGTCACAGGGGAGAAGTGATAGTAAAAGCGGCGAATTTATACATTTAAAGGGGAGAGATTGCACTATTATAGGGGAGAAATATTGGTAAAGGGGAGAAATTATACAGTTAAAGGAGAGAAATTATACTGTTAAAGAGAAGAAATTATACCGGTAAAGGGGAGAAATTATATAATTAAAGGGGAGAAAAGATACAATTAAAAGGGAGAAACGATACCAGTAAACTAGAGCAGTGATACAGTTAAACAACGATTTCCATAACTAATAACTAACTACAATACTTTACCTGGAACACTGATAGCTGCAAGGATGGGATAATAAATGGCAAATAATAGTCCTTTTGGTGAACCGTGCATTTCTATAAGAAGCTCTGCTCTACATTCAAGGGTTGACACATTTATACCTGATGTCAGCCTCCAGGGAGACAATTCGGTGCTTTGGTCTTTTATATTAATTACAGTAATTGATACAAACAGATTAGTGCAGCCGTTGCCAGGCTcgtgtttttgttttgatgaaaTTGGATCTGACACAGCTCTAAAGTGAAATACCGAGAAACCACAGTATGATCCCGATTACATTTCTTCAGAAAAGATAATTAAAAGCTTGACAGGCAGTTACCATTGGTGAGGGTGAGCCTTGTACACGAGGAAGACCCCGGGTTTAAACACCTCTTAATGCTGAATTAACAGATCTCAGCACAAGGTATAACTGATCAGAGACACTCTCATTCTGCAACCAGAAAACGCAGCCAATTTCTCGATCCTGGCCGTACACCCACTTTAACCCACATCTCTGCGTATTATGTGGACAGGTCCAGTTcagcacggttacattcagtgtgCAACGTGCCCAATTCAGCCCGAGCCATGTGCATTAACTCTACCTCCGCTACCTGTGTGTGGTCAGgatacttgtccgacatccaatcttggatgagccccaatttcctccagtttaaCATTGCGAAGACTGAAGCCAGCGTGTTCAGCCCCGCCACCAACGCGTATCCTCACCACCATTTCTATTCCCCTCCCGGCTACTTTCACAGGCTGTAtggagctttggtcagaccccatctggagtactgcattcagttttgggcaccacatccTCGGAAGGATgtgttggccttggaggtggtgcaatgcagattcaccataatGATACCCGGGCTgagagggttaagttatgagggcaggttgcataaacgtggcTTGTATTGCGTTGATATAGAAGTttggggggtgatctaattgaggtgtttaaaatgttaaaatgatttgATAGATTAGattgagaatcaatttcctctgatgGCGGAATGAAGAACGAGGagacacaattttaaaaattagtGCTCAGCCATTCGAACAGATTCGGATGTGACGCcaaatggtaatcaatgtctcatttttaatagtcaaatcaaacatgtgaAAGTATCCAATATTATAAGACAGTAATAATAGAGTGAAGTCACTTATCATACAGATATTAAAACAATATCACATCGTTTGGTCTCTGGGCAGAGTTTGTAATTAAGTTGGCGGTGTAATCCTCTCAAGTCTTCTGACAGTTTCGAAGTCTTTTTACAGCTTGGTCGATCTCTGGACAGAGGTTGTAGTCTTCTAACAGCTGGGTGAACTTCGCTAATTGCTCTGCACCGTCCTCTCCCCTGAGCTCAAAagatgttgggtttttaaagctcCGTGGCAGGAGCCTCACAACATATACGGCGTTCTTATTCATAAAACTCTTCTAGATTTATGAGGTTATTTGACCACAAAATATAATGTTGCCAGCTTGACCCATCCGTTCACAAAATCCTccgaaggaaacttttttttaaacagaatttaAGTGGTCAGCTTAACTCATCTTGTCACAAAATCCTCTGCAAAATGGTTTCTCACAGAGGCCAAGTGACCACTGATTGCTCCTCATACATCGAGCTGCCTGCCCGCATCGTGTTCTTATCACCATCCCTGCTGCTTTTCCTGAGTCATTGTCCATAGCTGCCTTGCCTTACAATGGAAATGGTCaaggtcagtttttttttattcggtcatcggatgtgggcgtcgctggcgaggccggcatttattgcccatccctaattgcccttgagaaggtggtggtgagccgccttcttgaaccgctgcagtccgtgtggtgaaggttctcccacagtgctgttaggaagggagttccaggattttgacccagcgacaatgaaggaacgtcgatatatttccaagtcgggatggtgtgtgacttggaagggaacgtgcaggtggtgttgttcccatgtgcctgctgcccttgtccttctaggtggtagaggtcgcgggtttgggaggtgctgtcaaagaagccttggcgagttgctgcagtgcatcctgtggatggtacacactgcagccactgtgcaccgctggtgaagggagtgaatgttcagggtggtggatggggtgccaatcaagcgggctgctttgtcctggatggtgtcgagcttcttgagtgtttttggagctgcactcatccaggcaagtggagggtattccatcacactcctgatttgtgccttgtagatggtggaaaggttttgggagtcagaacgtgagtcactcgccgcagaatacccagcctctgacctgctcttgtagccacagtatttgtatggctggtccagttaagtttctggtcaatggtgacccccaggatgttgatggtgggggattcggtgatggtaatgacgttgaatggcaaggggaggtggttagactctctcttattggtgatggtcattgcctggcacttgtctggcacgagtgttacttgccacttatcagcccaagactggatgttgtccaggtcttgctgcatgcgggctcggactgcttcattatttgaggggttgcgaatggaactgaacactgtgcaatcatcagcgaacatccccatttctgaccttatgatagagggaaggtcattgatgaagcagctgaaaatggttgggcctaggacactgccctgaggaactcctgcagcaatgtcctggggctgaaatgatttgtctacaacaaccactaccatcttcctttgttctcggtatgactccagccactggagagttttccccctgattcccattgacttcaattttactagggctccttggtgccacacttggtcaaatgctgccttaatgtcaagtgcagttattctcacctcacctcaggaattcagctcttttgtccatgtttggaccaaggctgcaatgaggtctggagccgagtggtcctggcggaacccaaactgagcattgatgagcaggttattggtgagtaagtaccgcttgatagcactgtcgacgacaccttccatcactttgctgatgattgagagtagactaatggggcagtaattggctggattggatttgtcctgagactgtgacccctggttttgggctcctcagccattgggaacatcctccctgcatctggtctgtccagtcctgttcgaattttatatgtttcactgagatcacctctcattattctaaactcgagtgaatacaggtcgagtcaacccaatctctcctcataagtcagtcctgccatcccaggaatcagtccagtaAAACTTTGTTGCACTTCCTCCTGGCAAGGACTtcattcctcagataaggagactaaaactgcacacaatactccagatgtggtctcaccaaggccctgtataactgcagtaaaacatccctgctcctatactcaaatcctcttgcaatgaaggccaacataccattcgccttccgaactgcttgctgcacctgaatgctcgctttcagcgactggtgtgcaaagacacccaggtttcgttgcacctccccttttcccaatctatcaccattcagataataatctgattttacaaccaaagtgaataacttcacatttaaccacgttatactgcatctgccatgtttttgcccactcacccaacttataTAAATCATATTGGaacctctttgtatcctcctcacagctcacatttcacCCCAGCTTTGGGTCGTGTACAgggaccttggaacagaggaacattaaagTGGACGAGGAGCAagaggaaagtcacctgtttctgtcctgtaagatcctaagcttcattgagaatgaattcATGAAGCATTTCTACATCGTATTTTTTGCAACATTGTAAAATAGCCCAAAGTAGTTCTCTTGCCCAGTATATCCAGTTTGTAAAATCTCCCTGAAATATTTACATGTAAATCAAACagtcagaagagggtaggatggACGTACACTACACTTGAATGTATTATCATCTATTGGGTTTAAAGTTTCCGAACACTATTTGTCAATAGTGTGAGGAAgctcagagtgaaagtgagaaggggccgtctgactgcagtttccactggaagaaaaatcaccttcagtgtgtagtgagcagaaatgaattgctattgttaaaagttcccacgaacttattgttattctactttaacagaatgagcctggatctcctgctatgtttaaacactaaacttcagtgattatagctcaagtaaaatattactatgatttgatttaaatggaggcgtggtttccacctgccaaagaatgttgtctgaagcgagggtgtttactgctaacagctcccatcctgtttaatagaccccctgaatgtctgatttaccAAAAAGAAACCCAGCTTTGTAAAGTTAAACATTCTCATTAATCGGAAGAacattttatgaacaaatttcagtattTCATAAGGCAAGGGTGGCCCAGACATGGATTATAcccaattcactgtaaagttatGAAAACCACAGCCAGTTTAGCgaccaggggacataaccttaaagttagaattaggactttcaggagtgaagtgaagagacacttcgacacgcaaagagtgggagaagttaggaacactcttccacaaatggcagttgatgctagctcaattgttaaatctattatctcagattaaaattgtgacccaaaaggtaagggatatgacgaaggcaggtatatggagttatgtcatagatcaaccatgatctctttgaatggtggaccaggatcgaggggctaaatgaccttctcctgttcctatgatcactCTTCAAATACAGTGAATGATAATAATGTAAATAGTTCATCCTATTTTCAAATTGCAATAAAATCTTCAGGGCCTGTCGTGAGGGGAAGCTGAAGATGAGAAACTTCTGTCTGCTCACAAGAagacaggtgaaattcaaatccaacagaGTTAAGTCACAACCTCTGGGCTCCCCATCCCTCGCCCTCTCACTGTGCCTGTACCCAATAGGCACATCATTGCCCCCTGTGTACATTAACCTTTACACTGAGCATTTGAAATCTACCTGGAGCCCCACCCCCACTAAACAAGAATCTTCACATCAGGGGCAGGGATCTTCAatcttggaagagagttccaagtccACCGACTCTCAATCCGATTGGTGTTTGGACAATTAGCTCCAAAAGGGAGAGTTTAACTGGAGTTTTGAGCCCGTGTGGGGATTCGAGTTATCAATGGCTGCGGAGCACCAAGGGAGAGATTGGGCCGTCAACCAGCCGGCACCAGTCCCTcaggccagtcccactgtcccttcagagctcattgacctgcacaatgaaggcctggcaagccttcacccattgctgcagccatccctGGACAGGGCCTGGATACACTATTACCAGCCAGTCTGCCACGACTTACATGGACCCATTAAAACCAATTTCACGAAcaggaggaactgtggaggagtgtGGAGTGTTACTAACAGTATTGAGCACTCATTGCATGCTGATTGGAACCAGATAATGaaaaatgagcaaccagccattagaagatagaagtagtcactgctttattggtcatttgataactagttgaactgggtttgcttgtgtttcctgtacaggaacaaggcgatcaaagaagcagagatcagagagacagcggtcacagtcagggccaggatcaggaccacctcagactCCACACCTAAAAAATAGAACAAGAAACCAAATGTCAGAGTGagtgaaggaaatactgaggggaaaatggaaacCAGCAGTCAGCCAACTCACCACCCGGAGACCTCTgctgcatcctttgctcaacctCATTAAGGGGCTCAATTGCCAGGTCTGTCACATCAGGATCCAGAATGACTAGGGGTCCAAGTaaggcctcaccctcccacttcaattcagcatcactctctgcaatatcaaacattccagttagagagggtaaagggtgacctccaacatatagaggatcaatgtcctaccaggtccagatacaagatccctccttcctctggaatcaagtCGGAATTCCCTCGTGGCACTGCAGTTAcccagatgacaacaggcacaCACGTCATTGTTGgattcttccaatggggtccagctaaaccagagaatccgtttatcaaccaggttgtccatcaccctttaatacaacacatccctgagcaagagagggaacttacatattctggaaagtacaagctttgttcatggaatctctccgatccactgcagcaactttcaggtgacaggtgatgaaaatctgagggacacattcaatacaagttgttatttagtgacctcctcccaacatggggaac from Heptranchias perlo isolate sHepPer1 chromosome 35, sHepPer1.hap1, whole genome shotgun sequence carries:
- the LOC137302143 gene encoding probable G-protein coupled receptor 139; its protein translation is MHGSPKGLLFAIYYPILAAISVPANLAVIVILSRGRCGLSRCITSYLVSMAVTDLLVIITAVILNRIVGIYFPFSFLSITPVCSLSFVLIYAIRDSSVWVTVVFTFDRFVAICCKKLKTKYCTEKTAAVVIGTVCVLSCLKNTFWYFIYEPLYTINNIPWFCNIKLIFYTSPAWAAFDWIHRILTPCLPFIVILLLNAQTVRHILAAIRIRRRLQVRSNVENQSDPEMENRRKSIVLLFCISGSLIVLWLLFLITFLYVRIANVSYFSGSNFDDSNFILEESGFMFQLLSSCLNPFISAGTQSKFRDELKNVVKYPLTLIVKLFK